One Vicia villosa cultivar HV-30 ecotype Madison, WI linkage group LG5, Vvil1.0, whole genome shotgun sequence genomic window, TCATCGAAATCAGGTGCAACAATAAAATGGCTCAAATAATTCCTAATTAGCCTCGTAACTGCAGGAACATCATGGATTTCCATCTTTCTAAACCCTGGTGTGACCGTTGATTCTGGTAGCTTGTAAAGCTTGATAGTTCTACTCATTGTCATCCGTGCACCAAGCCGAGAGAAACCAACATCAATTAGCTTCTTGGGATTCAAAGATCTGTGCCAGTATTGGCAAGTTGCTACAGGTGTAGGAAGAATCACTCCAGCAGTATAAGCTGCCTGCCATATATTCTCCAGGTGCACCCTCCTGGTTACCTCTTTGATCATGACAGGAGCAAGCCTCTTTGTTCGAAGCTTCTTGTGAACACACAGAAAATTAATTTCTGCCATATTAACAACCTCATCACGAACTCGGATTCGAGCAGGGACACCTGTTATAAAAGCAACCATCTTCTTGGAAGTTTTAACACGGACACCAATATGCCAACTCGTGAAGTAGCCAGGAGGTTGCAAAGCCCAGCGCAGAAACTCCTTTGAATAGTTAAACCTAAACATGTTCTCATCATCCTCAACATAATTATTAGCAAGAAGGGTGTATATCTCATCACACATCTGCTCATCATGAATATCACAAGTAACCCATTCATAAAGGTTAGGAAGATTGTACGGCTCCTGCTTGACCTCAGATAAGGCGGTTGGAGGTTCAATAGGACCTTCTGGCAAAGAGGGGTTTCCTATATCCTTAAACTGCCCAACAGGTTGTGTTTCCCAAAATTTATGTCGTTGGTCAAGAGatagagattcttgaactttttgTGCTAGATTATCCAATGCAAGATCACTTTCAGCAGGCGCATTCCCATCTGGGATGGGATTTTGAGTCTCTTCAGGCGACCCAGAGGAAGCATTGCTGTCAACCATTTCAAAAGTTTTCCAAAAGATAACCTGAAAGTAAAAAAACACattcttttataaaaatattttataaaagaaataaaaaaaaaaaacttccctCAACATTAGATGGCTGCAAAAGTAACAAGATGAACGAAATCAAAATACCACTGCACTCTAGTCAGCATGTTACTGCCAACTACAGCACAATTCCATTAGCATCAATGAAAAATTGAGAAAATTAACCAACATTATATGTAAACTTACACTCACTCATCTTTTATGACTTATTCGGATTACAAAAATACACGAAAAAAACACAGTGAAGGCGGCGAATTTTTGTTATTGCTGTGTGTAAACAATTATGGACTgataatataaaaacaattataattCCAAACAATACAATATGAGAATTTGAAATGAACAGTAAACACATAGTGAATACAAATCAAACATAAGTAGAAAGCAAATCAAACAAAATCAGTCATAATTATAGTGTTTTTTTCAGCATACAAAACTGAAAGCAAATCAGACTTAAGTagaacaaaatcaaacataatTAGGCTTTAGGTGCAATGAAAATTATATGAAATCTGTGTGCGAGCAACTGAAAACGAAATCGGTCTGATGAACGGAATGAAAAGAAAACTTACAGAAGAGAAGCACGGAAAGTCTGAGTAGTAGAGAGATATGGAAGAGGGTGAGGAGATGAGAAGCGAGGAGAAGGCGGCCGGCGATCTAGAGCGACGTGAGTTCTGAGGTAGCGTCTCCGAATATTTTTTCAGGTTTCGTTTAGTTTAAGCGGGGCTTATTCATGCTATAGGCCCATTGGGTCATAGCAAATTTACAACCACATGTAGAGGAATTTACTTCACACCCCAAAGTTGTTACACCTGTCActccatatattttttttaaaacgccAATTAtgattcttttataattttcctaTCATTTACATTTAcatgttttttaaaattttgttaagTTTAAATTTGGTGTCCATATAAATATAATGTGTCAAATTTGGCTCGTTAattataataattctttttctagtTGTCTTAAATGGATGAAAATGAGATAGATCCGGCTACGAATGATTTTACACTACTTATCGTCACTACATTAAATATAAGAGGATTTATCTTCTTCACATGATATCAATATGAAGTCAAAGTTGATATTAATGTTGATGCTTTTTAAAAACATTTATCATTCAATGAAACTTTTAGAATTATCATATCATATGGTCTTGTATCTTGAAAGATCAATTTTAATGTGATAATACTAGCATATGTTATCATATTACAAAATGGTTAATAGTGCTTTGTTACCCAATATTCTTTGGGTCCTCTTGGTTTAGATCcctttctcattcatacatactcACCATAAGGAATGCCATAATTTCATATGTAGCAAGCATTCAAAGTATGGTCTATTGCATTACAATAAGAACGAGTAGGTCTAAAAACATGAAAGTTATTTCTATCATAAGGTCTTTCTATGATGATTTACAACCGGTTATTTCTTTGATTTCTCATTGTTGAATTTGCTAGTAGCCTTTACAGAGGTAGTTTGACTTATATTAGGTTTATCAAAATTAGAGTCAAGTCCTCATTTATTATTTGAAAATCTTTAACTACTCTACACATTATCCAAGTCATTTTGCCCCTTTTCATATTTGGCAATGACTTGGTTTAATTCCATAATTTTTtactcaaaagaagaagaattattGCAAGCTGAATTTTTTATtaagattattttatttttgacttgGTTTAATTCCTCActtttttagaattaaaatagTTTTCTTTTGTTCTGAAAATTTTCCAGAAAGTTTCAAAAATTCATCATGTAATTTATCAAAAAAAACTTTGTAATTCATCATATGAAGGTTTATCATCGATTTCAGAATCACTAACCTTATGTTCTACATCACTTGAGTGATGTGATGCCATCAATATCTTGCTTGCATAACTTCATCTaaagatgaacttatttcattgtcatccaaTGCATGTTACATATACTTTATTTggccttttgttttttttttgctctTAAATCTATTCTTCTTTTAAAGTGTATGGCATTCACTTTTAACAGGTCCTCTTTCTCCATATTCAGAACATGTAACCTTCCTTATTGGTGCTCTTTTTTGTAATgatctccttttttctttcttttcttaagaacttttcaaacttcgtcatcatcttcatcattagTGGACTCATCCTCTTTATTGATATCATGATTTTTTACTCTAGTCTTTAAGGCAAAAAAAATTGGATTCTTTCTTTCATCTTCATGCCTTTATAGTTTTTCAAGTTCTATCTCGTGTTCTTGAAGTTTATCGAACAATGCTGTAGAAGACGATTTTGAAAGACTTTTCTTTTCCGAAAGTTTTCAAAATTTCCCCATATGTTTTGAAAGTTAGGAAAAAGGttcattttgaattttaaattttcacTATTTATCATGATCATACACCTCTTGACTTTCGAAAAGTAATTCTTGGAAAAAGAATATGAATAATTTCCACGATTTATGAAAAGGTTTACAAATGAAGATATGTGATGGAATAATGCAATATTACACTATAATTTCAAAAAGAATAGGTGTTAATTGATTAGCGCATGGAGGATTGAAGTTTCTGGTGCAGCAGGGACACAAGTGGAACCTGATGTTCCAACATGTGTGCTGCAATGTCTAGTCCCTTATAACAAACTAATGTTATCACAGTTATGGTTCTGAGTTATTCTATCCAATATTCACTCTATAAAGAAGATCTTCATATTCAAGCTGAGCAATTAATTTGGATGTATTGGTGCAATATGTTGAACATGATGCTTCAACATGTGTGTAGTGCAACATCTGGCCTTGATAGTAGGTCATATGGATGTCGCTTGGTGCACAATTCTGATAAGGATTTGATCAGATTTGTTGCAGTTATTTTAGGAATGGTTTATTTGATTAGTTTGATTGTTCGAGATGTTCAAATCATATTtaattgaaatttgaatttgaatttgaattagaaACAAATCACATCTTATTGTTGGAGATATTTTAGGAGAAGATAGATTACTGTTATTTTTTGGAGGCAATAAAATCATATATCGAAAAGAGAAAAGTCCTTAAGACATTGTTATATAAGGAGGCCTAGTCTCACTCTTTAGACATGGATTTTGTGCGTAAAGAACAAGTTCTTTGTGATAAGGTTTGAGTCTTTGTAACTTGTATTCCACGCTAATTCCATTTTAAAGGGATagttgataagtgtcaaattgtagttattatTAGTAGTATTTTGTGGCACTTATTAGATTGTTTCTTTCGATTTCTTTGTCAAAACCTCAACTTTAGTAATTTGGTTGTAGATTGTCTACTCCTGATCTGATGTGTGCATGTGGTGACATACTAACAAGGAGTAATGGTACGTATAGGGGTAGTTTTTATGACTACTAACTTACTGATGACTGACTACGGGGGAGTTGATTTTTGTTGTTCTCTAATGTGTTTAGTACTAGCTAATTGGTTCTCTGGTTTTCTGTAGAAATCACACATGCTACAACATCTGACGCAAAATCGTGTGTGCTAATTTTATTGAGTGTTAGTAGTAGCTCCTGATCTTTGACTACTGACTACTAACTAATGTGTGTTCATGCATGACTAACTCATCTATAATGATTGCATGATTGTCTATTTTAGAGCTTAATAATGATAGTGTAACATtctcgtgtgtgtgtgtgtgtgtgtgtgtgtgtgtataactACCTCATGACTCATGTGGGTGTAACTACCGCATGACCCCTAATATGCAAACTCATGTGTGTAACTACCtcgtagggatgtcaatggggcgggcgggggcgggggatacattcccattACAATCCCCACCCTCGAACTTATTCCCCATTCCCCATCCCATGGGGATCCCCGCTAACTGAGGCAAGTAACATCTGGTTCACAGAATCCCAACATGTAATCAAATCACCCTTGTTATTTCCTAGGAAATTCTTTAGACAAGTATGAGCAGACTCAACTCGATTTGTTGTTGTATTTCTGAGATGCATAACCTCACCGGTCCAGGCACAAAACAATCTTCTCCTTTACCCGATCAAGTATTATGCTATCAACATATTTAAATAGATCAtgatgaaattctggtaagacagaacccggatgtcatatacgatgtcgtgacatctggtctgtcatcagtttagctgaggcagtacatacagatccctcaattatttattacttctaacatccagaagtctggaagtgttggaatcacagagattctgtgttagcacagtcattaaatcacacactgatgtcaggcacgatgttatgacatccaaactgaacttacaaataaacaatgcagaaacataaacaacacaacagaattgttcacccagttcggttcaatcaacctactctgggggcataccaagccagggatgaagtccactattagcagtatcaattcagagctaaactcccagtttacaactcctcacttaatcactacccaatgacccctctacctaggttctccctagatatggaatatctccattccactcccaatcataccaatgatgtctagcagtcagcaactcagccactgcatcgacagcttaatcaccaacaacttaaatatacataatggagtagttccaagaacacaatcttcactcattgcttcacagcttctgagtgaataaagtaaacctcttacctacaggcttcgaggcacaaatcagtgaccatcccacaacctgggtgattcacttaaacaacaaaccctaatgactacattatgatcgttaggttttacaaggcaacaaagattcctatatataacctgatcctagttggacttgggcttaaaatcgcagcactccatgctgttacaaatcaacagatttcttctgctacaaacaaggccttttgatcataagttacctaatttatctcctaaattagtaactgctgaaacttcaatcttagatttgattctgacttgattctttgacctttaagactgcgccacataggattacataatatccacatagaatattctgtatcttttaaaaccaaaactgaatcttccttcctcagttctgcaggcgcgatgtcatggttaatgtcatgacattccttgtaacatcttgtttcagtacctgttttgttctttttaatatttgcaagagtacaatacattacattcagctgctattatgttttagccaagcatggatgccaataagacaataatacagaacagagcacactaacaatctccccctttggcttattttggctaaaactaaacataaataatagatACACATTAACTCCAAGAGCTGCTTCAACTTTCAGGATACCTGggctgaaccacatcataacatcttcagtctgcttctacttctgtcttcaaatcttcctttgtttcttttgacagtagcaaaatcagcgtcagcctctctccccctttttagccataatatgacaaagatgtatacaatgtcataatatgcaatggaagaacgtgtaactccccctgcacatgaggaagaagatacgaaAACTAATTCTTGCCACtgtagttcttcaagaactagcccttgtaactcagaacacaaatcacaattgtgttcataactcagatcacaaatcacaactaaaatGCCTCCCTTCTCTAAGACTGAACAAGAAGATGCATGCTCATTGTCATTGCTGTAACACCATTGGTAGAGGTTCATGATTTCCCCACCCTGTGTTATTCTGAGCAGATTTTGGTAGAGGAACCCATCGCAATACCAAATCTGGACGCACCCAACACAAACACATACGAAACACATCTTTGAGAGATTTGATATCTGAAGCTTGCTGCGAAGTTGCTAATTTATAGCCATTGGAGCATCATAGGAAGTAACGatagtctttggtcttgttcaacggtcaaactattaattaggaaacagttctaaaagcaattactctttccaaagcagtttttcctTGTTTGTCTCTGCAGAATCAATGTCTTTaactatgtcatgacatcctgtcagacattgtccctCTTTCACCCCTCAAGCACATAGCTTAAGATTCTTTAAGAGACTTTGACAAAGCATCCTATGAACCACGTAATAGACCTCCTACTCCCTtactgactcactagtcatagacttctgttgttctgatCACCTTGAGACTGTATACTGCAACTGTGAAGAGCCTTCCAACACTTGTTGTCATGCATCCACTAGAACAGATTAAGATTTGTGGCTACCAGAcgcacatggttagattcaaccattcccagaaaaactgactgtaatgatacatcttgttaaataaaccttttcataggaaacttcctctaactaagttgaaaaagctcctgctgacttggaccaccttcattatgatgatagagtataaagaccaagataattttctagaattatatcttgaactaagaagacACTCCCCCTATTTTAGATAAGTTGTGCTTCATACaggaaaacttgtaatgatgaatggaaaatataagacgcatcttcatatcttcaagagcgcaccctctgcccagctaactagctgacacacttcactattacaaagtaactcctttacaaaagatactcacatcagaatttagatgttataacatcttgtataacattaAGATACAGTTGAACAGTTCAGTAATATCaactaactccacttctctttcttcaacagattcaagtctaccaccttatctccacctgaaataatcaacaaataaccctttgacacttgatgcttccatagaaaggttgccacaaactcaacataaagaactgccacttcttccacttgttgatcataACCCTACCAAGTTGCACTCTGACCAAGGTCTGCCAAGATAATTTGAAATCCTCcttgatatgatgtttctcaTAATGCTTAACATACTCTCcaattagaattagaagaatccTTTTTATCCACAACTAAGTTGATCATCTCACCAAACTTCTGAGATGAACCAAATGTCAACACATTGTGTTT contains:
- the LOC131602279 gene encoding glycylpeptide N-tetradecanoyltransferase 1-like; its protein translation is MVDSNASSGSPEETQNPIPDGNAPAESDLALDNLAQKVQESLSLDQRHKFWETQPVGQFKDIGNPSLPEGPIEPPTALSEVKQEPYNLPNLYEWVTCDIHDEQMCDEIYTLLANNYVEDDENMFRFNYSKEFLRWALQPPGYFTSWHIGVRVKTSKKMVAFITGVPARIRVRDEVVNMAEINFLCVHKKLRTKRLAPVMIKEVTRRVHLENIWQAAYTAGVILPTPVATCQYWHRSLNPKKLIDVGFSRLGARMTMSRTIKLYKLPESTVTPGFRKMEIHDVPAVTRLIRNYLSHFIVAPDFDENDVEHWLLPRENVVDSYLVESPETHEVTDFCSFYTLPSSILGNPNYSNLKAAYSFYNVSTATPLLQLMNDALIVAKQKDFDVFNALDVMQNETFLKELKFGPGDGKLHYYLYNYRVRQALKSSELGLVLL